A region of the bacterium genome:
CACTTCTCGCATCGTTGCGTAAACAAGTCGAAGAGCTGATCAAGATTCTCCAAGGACTCATTGCCAAGCTTGCGGCGATCAAGGCGGGGGAGAGGGGGAGGTAGTGCCATGCTTTACGTTTTCAGTACAAATAGTTGCAAAACATAAAGAAATCCCTATAATAGCGACATACTCTTAGTTATGTGGAAAACACGCCTAATAGCAATAGTGCTTTTGGTAGCCGGTATCGGAATTGGCTATTTTATTTATGCCTCTGAAGGGGCTCTTCATAGTTCTCGTGTTGTTCCCGGGAGTGTCACACTGAGCAAATTTCCCTTTAAACTCGGCCTTGATCTCTCCGGAGGGGCTCATCTTATTTACCGCGCCGACCTTGCGTCAACGACGGCTTCAGAACGCAAAGATTCCATGGATGCCTTGCGCGATGTTATTGAACGACGCGTAAATCTTTTTGGTGTTGCAGAACCGTTGGTGCAGATCGAGAGTGGAGCAAACGATCGCGAAGGCAGACTCATTGTGGAACTTCCCGGAGTTACTGATGTGAACAAAGCGATTCAGTTGATCGGAGAAACTCCGACACTTGAATTTATGAAAGAACGAAGCAAAGAGGAAATTGATGCATACCAAAAAGCAGTTGAAACATTTCAAAAAGAACAAAAAGATGGGAAGACGCCCAATATTACCCCAGAGCTTATTGCAGGTCCTTATGAGCCAACTAGTCTCACGGGGCGTTACCTTAAGCGTGCGACACTTGAGTTTGATCAAACCACCCGCGAACCGATTGTAAGTATTGAATTTAACGAAGAGGGTGCAAAGTTATTCGCAAGCATCACAAAAGAAAACGTTGGGAAAACAGTCGCAATTTATCTTGACCGCAATCTTGGAAACTTAGAGCCAATTTCAGCGCCCGTTGTACGTGAAGAGATTACTGGCGGCAAGGCGCAAATTACCGGAAAATTTACTCCCGAAGAAGCGAAAGGGCTTGTGGGGCGACTCAACTCTGGCGCGCTTCCTGTGGACAAAATGGAACTTCTTTCCACTGAAACGATTGGCGCGACACTTGGAGAAAAAGCTGCGAAAGATGGGGTGAAGGCGGGGATCTACGGTCTCCTTGTTGTTGCTGTATTTCTTCTTGTTTGGTATCGTTTGCCAGGTTTTCTTGCGGTAGTAGCACTTGGTATGTATGTGGTGATGATGCTCGCGCTCTTCAAACTTGTTCCCGTGACACTTACTGCCGCGGGTATTGCCGGCTTCATTCTCTCTATCGGCATGGCGGTGGACGCCAATATTCTTATTTTTGCGCGCATGAAAGAAGAACTTGCGACAGGGAAAACCGTGAGTGATGCAATCCACGAAGGATTTCATCGCGCATGGCTCTCCATTCGTGACTCGAATATTTCAAGTATCATCACCGCAGTGATTTTGTTCTGGTTTGGCACGAGCTTGATTGAAGGATTTGCACTTACGTTTGGGATCGGTGTTTTAGTGAGTATGTTTACCGCGATTACGATCACACGAACCTTACTTTTTGCGCTCGGTGTGCAAGAGAACAGGGGACTCGCTAAATTTCTTTTCGGAAGCGGTGTTCTTCCTCAAAAAAATGTATCATTGGAGAGAATGGGTATCAAAAAATAAATTTTAATTATGTTTATCGTAAAATACAGAAAAATATTCTTTGCAATCTCCGCCATGCTTGTCGTTGTGTCGATTGCTGTCGTTATTATTCGAGGACTTCATTTCGGTATCGATTTTAAAGGCGGTTCACTTACGGAAGTAAGTTATAAAGACGCTCGACCGGAAACTCTGGAATTAAAAACTGCCGTTGATGTGCTTTCGCTTGGCGATGTGCGTATTCAGCCAGCAGGAGAGCGTGATGTGATCATTCGCACTAAAAGTTTAAGTACCGATGAACACTCGACACTTCTTACTGCACTTTCATTTGATGGGAAATCTCTCTTCGAAGAAAAGCGTTTCAGCTCGATTGGGCCAGTGGTTGGGAAAGAGCTCCGTTCTAAGGCGTGGGTCGCTATTTTCCTTGTTATTTTAGGCATTGTCCTCTTTGTCGCGTTTGCGTTTCGCCATGTATCAGAGCCGGTTGCGTCGTGGAAATATGGCTTGATTATCGTTATTTCACTTCTTCATGACATCATTATTCCAACGGGGGTCGTTGCATTTTTGGGCAAAGATGTTGATACATTGTTTATCATCGCACTCCTCTCTATTATGGGTCTTTCAGTACACGACAGTATCGTCGTGTTTGACCGAGTCAGAGAAAATTTACGGCTTAAGAAAGGGCGCGATTTCAGCGAGACGGTGGGGAAGAGTCTCGAGCAAACATTTGTCCGTTCTATCAATACCT
Encoded here:
- the secD gene encoding protein translocase subunit SecD, translating into MWKTRLIAIVLLVAGIGIGYFIYASEGALHSSRVVPGSVTLSKFPFKLGLDLSGGAHLIYRADLASTTASERKDSMDALRDVIERRVNLFGVAEPLVQIESGANDREGRLIVELPGVTDVNKAIQLIGETPTLEFMKERSKEEIDAYQKAVETFQKEQKDGKTPNITPELIAGPYEPTSLTGRYLKRATLEFDQTTREPIVSIEFNEEGAKLFASITKENVGKTVAIYLDRNLGNLEPISAPVVREEITGGKAQITGKFTPEEAKGLVGRLNSGALPVDKMELLSTETIGATLGEKAAKDGVKAGIYGLLVVAVFLLVWYRLPGFLAVVALGMYVVMMLALFKLVPVTLTAAGIAGFILSIGMAVDANILIFARMKEELATGKTVSDAIHEGFHRAWLSIRDSNISSIITAVILFWFGTSLIEGFALTFGIGVLVSMFTAITITRTLLFALGVQENRGLAKFLFGSGVLPQKNVSLERMGIKK
- the secF gene encoding protein translocase subunit SecF, translating into MFIVKYRKIFFAISAMLVVVSIAVVIIRGLHFGIDFKGGSLTEVSYKDARPETLELKTAVDVLSLGDVRIQPAGERDVIIRTKSLSTDEHSTLLTALSFDGKSLFEEKRFSSIGPVVGKELRSKAWVAIFLVILGIVLFVAFAFRHVSEPVASWKYGLIIVISLLHDIIIPTGVVAFLGKDVDTLFIIALLSIMGLSVHDSIVVFDRVRENLRLKKGRDFSETVGKSLEQTFVRSINTSLTIILVLFALYFFGPTSTKDFSLILLIGMFFGTYSSIFLGSPLLV